From the genome of Ictalurus punctatus breed USDA103 chromosome 5, Coco_2.0, whole genome shotgun sequence:
CAATAAACTTTGAGACAGTGTTATTTTTTCGGAGGAGCCCAGGATCCGGGCTGGAACGTGTTCGCAGTGCTCACAGGCTCCTCGCTGATTTCTGACTGCCCGAACTGTGTGGCAGCAGcgtgacctttgacctgagTCTGCATCGGCTGTGTTATTAGTCCCTCTGCGAGCTCTTTGGCTTGCAGTTCTCGGTCCTTCTCTCCAGCCTCCTGTGCTTTGACTTTGATTTGTTCTCTGTAACGTTCATTCTTTAGCAACTCCTACATAAAGGAAACGAATGAAATCACATGATGTGATGGTTTTGCAAAATTTACCAGTTTATATAGTTTGTACCAGTGTATAAAAATGTGGGAAAGGGGGTTTTTAAATGGGGAAAGAGGGTTCTGAATGGGTCCAAATTTAACAGAATACCTCGACAGTAGGAGGATCCTTGCGTCGTCCTCTAATCCAAGctgcatgaaataaacaaacaaacaaaatctaGAACACAATTAATATCAAACTACATATTCAAAACCtgacatttaatattttaatgccTCACTTATTTCTGACTACTAGACTAGTGAAAACAAAGCGTGTCTCCATGGAACAGTTATAAATACGGTTCTGACAATCTTTTGTCAGTCAGAGCATTACCACTTAGCCAAGAGAATCATTTACCATCATTCTGTCCTAGATGAGATTTATAATTGTAtacctttattttttattttgcattgtttattgcaaataggTGTCACAAAAGTTGATCATTTTTCTACACAAATCTCCCTTTCATTCAATGCAAGTCCTCCAGCGCTTAACGAGTGTCTGGATTCCTCCAGAAAATAAATTCTACCGGTTGCGTTagaaacagaaatattttcaCGTTACCATCCCATTCAGAGGGAATGCTTCCTTCGAGGTACTCAAACTCTGAGGGATTGGATGCCTCCACAAACCGCCGAGCCCGAACAGCACGGCCTTACAATGAgcaggagaaacagaacacGTGATTAATTAGAGTAGGGAACACAATGACTTGCACAATATTACTACTTAATCATGTTACGgtatctacagggtgtcccaaaagtctccatacacggGGGAAGTTTTTAGAAAAATGTCTTCCaacatttttcatacttagtttattttatatattttttcaaatagcctttaagaatgcttttgacaaaagaaaaatgtattgaagtcattctcatggctggatcgggaactTGTCACAAGGTTGTAATGTACTTTAACAGGAAATGTGGCAAgcacatcactcacacacacacacacacacacaacactgttgccaaacttattaacagcAGAGGTACTGACTGtactataaatgtaaaactaaAAAGCTCAAATTTACTgcactttttttaatgaacatataaatattaatatattaactattaataaatattaaagtaaataaaagatatacatccaaatgGCACCAAATGTAAcatccaaataacaaataaaaataaagacatccaaaattaaacaaaaaacatttcaagtaacacaacaaaatttgtcgggtagtttttatttcgcctctagaggccgctctcatactgtataatgacagcagacTCTTCTCAGCCACTCCTGCAACTGGGggaaaactatcggtgtggatttttgccgataaccgatagaTCCAGAAAATTCCAGTAACACTGAACAATCGCTCAACCTctaattaacaaattaaaaaagactgtaagtgttgcggaccaacggAAAAGTGGACGTCCAGGAAGATCCACTGACGAAGGTACAACCAACGTTGTGCAGGCATACATAGTCCCTCGTGTAtgtttgggacaccctgtatattcgTTGGCTGTTTAATCAGGTACTACTCTACCtactatatacagtgccctccactaatattggcacctctggtaaatatgagcaaaaaaggctgtgaaaaattgtctttattgtttaaccttttgttcaaaagattcacaaaaataccctCATGGATACTCTCATGGCTCTCATGGATAGCAAccaattgcaaacaacacatttatccaaaaaaaaaaaaaaaaaaaaaaaacccccactgtgtcaaatataggtgtgcaacaattaatatgggtgccaatattagtggagggtattATAGTGCAAATTCTCCTGCTGCTCTGAATGGTTCCACATGGACACCCTAAAGAAAATTCACTGCATTTCACCTGGATCCTGGAGATCTCTTcccaagaactgctgctgtaatcataatgacagtcctgtgctcatcccatgACTCCAATCACAATATCCtaatactgaacatcctttcaacagaCTTAGTTCTGTTTGACATTATAATAAATTTTAATTGtggaagagtaatgatttataaaccCAGAAGAGAACGGGTTCTCCGAGTTCGGTTTCTTCCTCATGGTGTCTCAGGGAGTTGCCTCTGTcgtgctcattagggatctaaacctacatctggatttctgtaaagctactctGTGGCCAATGTTTATAGGTGTACCTAATAATCTGGCAACTGGGGTATatgcagccttcattatgttagTGTTCTTCATAATGTGAGGAAAAAACAGACAAcatgtacattatatatattattgcaGTGATGCAAAATAAACATATGTAGACAACGAAGAGCTCA
Proteins encoded in this window:
- the ndufaf2 gene encoding NADH dehydrogenase [ubiquinone] 1 alpha subcomplex assembly factor 2, producing MSRFASLLRRTFGVMKEHVGTDHLGNKYYYIPEQKTWTGRAVRARRFVEASNPSEFEYLEGSIPSEWDAWIRGRRKDPPTVEELLKNERYREQIKVKAQEAGEKDRELQAKELAEGLITQPMQTQVKGHAAATQFGQSEISEEPVSTANTFQPGSWAPPKK